The Clarias gariepinus isolate MV-2021 ecotype Netherlands chromosome 7, CGAR_prim_01v2, whole genome shotgun sequence genome includes a window with the following:
- the c7h15orf48 gene encoding normal mucosa of esophagus-specific gene 1 protein gives MVTGGFLQMLRKRKELIPLIGITGLAAAGATTACFYFLFTKSDVILNKSMNPEPWEQLDPTKPRKLLTINQQWKPVEELEMVKKLTK, from the exons ATGGTGACTGGAGGATTTTTGCAGATGCTCAGGAAGAGAAAGGAG CTCATCCCTCTGATCGGCATCACGGGGCTCGCAGCGGCGGGAGCCACCACGGCCTGCTTCTACTTCCTGTTCACCAAATCAGACGTCAT ACTGAACAAAAGCATGAACCCTGAGCCCTGGGAGCAGCTCGACCCGACTAAACCACGCAAG ctCCTCACCATTAATCAGCAGTGGAAGCCGGTGGAGGAACTGGAGATGGTGAAGAAACTGACCAAGTAA